From the Micropterus dolomieu isolate WLL.071019.BEF.003 ecotype Adirondacks unplaced genomic scaffold, ASM2129224v1 contig_10524, whole genome shotgun sequence genome, one window contains:
- the LOC123965634 gene encoding inhibitor of growth protein 3-like, which yields MAAAQAVQATAQMKEGRRTSSLKASYEAIKNNDFQLGREFALARDSAGYSSSALASTLTQTLTPTATSDSRGRKSKSSIKSSNHQSSSSSSSSSLSSCSSSSALAQELSQQASALPEAEANSQVDWTYDPNEPRYCICNQVSYGEMVGCDNTDCPIEWFHYGCVGLTEAPKGKWFCPQCTAAMKRRGSRHK from the exons ATGGCCGCCGCTCAGGCCGTGCAGGCCACCGCTCAG ATGAAGGAGGGCCGAAGGACGTCCAGCCTGAAGGCGAGCTACGAGGCCATCAAGAACAACGACTTCCAGCTGGGCCGAGAGTTCGCCCTGGCCCGGGACAGCGCCGGGTACTCCTCCTCCGCTCTGGCCTCCACCCTAACCCAGACCCTCACCCCCACCGCCACCTCTGACTCCAGGGGCCGCAAGTCCAA AAGCAGCATCAAGTCCTCCAACCACcagtcgtcctcctcctcctcctcttcctccctgtccTCCTGCTCTTCGTCGTCTGCGCTGGCTCAGGAACTTTCCCAGCAGGCCTCAGCGCTGCCGGAGGCCGAGGCCAACAGTCAGGTGGACTGGACCTACGACCCCAACGAGCCCCGGTACTGCATCTGTAACCAG GTGTCCTACGGAGAGATGGTCGGCTGCGACAACACAGAC TGTCCCATCGAGTGGTTCCACTACGGCTGCGTGGGCCTGACCGAGGCTCCCAAGGGGAAGTGGTTCTGTCCTCAGTGCACGGCCGCCATGAAGCGCAGAGGCAGCCGCCACAAATAG